The Dysidea avara chromosome 13, odDysAvar1.4, whole genome shotgun sequence genome includes a region encoding these proteins:
- the LOC136243368 gene encoding neprilysin-3-like, protein MSEMQALPPKKPIEPESQAPPQKRHNCSKIIWWAIIIILLVKVSLVIIAAVALGCYFGLREDSDEKECLTPDVCNSEVLNHIDNSADPCNDFYQYSCGKWLSANPLGDRDSWGTINQLDLRNFHHLRRYVSGSPQQNDPDAIKKTKYIYSACTDVTFIENNFVSHLQDFIRDAGGWSTVGIYGSDYIWNINYDLAGDHYLGSSAFFDFGIIPDDLNSSLPKIRVRQGGLTLRSLQQYSELGEDYFDLVDLIEAVLSLVSGDARGLYYSKAHDIADYERQLAMESLTDTELRNISARYNPMTLQEFFDLFNLDWVKYFNAVFSRAGFTPQFNANTIVIVETPDYFRNVNRLLSSSVTVDYVKWQLLINELAMSIGSLDLSWGILRKMKFPKTAKLAEASSMACVELVEIAMPLAIARPFVEDFIIENITDIVNKVTDEISDAFIERLRERNWLDNTTKDQCADKVNSITRQIAYPDLIKIDSELDAYYENLDIDNSMNHFEIIASIREFIIHRHFSRYMNPTDKTEWLAPPTAVNAYYAPQFNQFAFLAGILRPPVFASNWPPFLVYGALGSIIAHELTHGFDDQGQQFNKDGNRVRWWTNQSLENFRQRTQCFVDQYGQYNWQGYNVDSQLTLGENIADNGGLQTAYHAYTNVMNATVRQSTIRGHTLDQLFFVSFAQLWCSKINDDTLELNTQTDPHSPRPIRVLGSVVNSEEFASAFNCPRRSRMNPTNKCQLW, encoded by the exons ATGTCTGAAATGCAAGCACTACCTCCAAAGAAGCCAATCGAGCCAGAGTCACAAGCCCCACCTCAAAAAAGGCATAATTGCAGCAAGATAATATGGTGGGCAATCATAATCATTCTGCTGGTAAAAGTGTCGCTTGTAATTATTGCGGCGGTTGCTTTGGGCTGTTACTTTGGTCTGCGCGAAGACTCTGATGAAAAAGAGTGCCTCACACCGGATGTGTGCAACTCAGAGGTGTTAAATCATATTGATAACAGTGCTGACCCGTGTAATGATTTCTACCAGTACAGCTGTGGGAAATGGTTGTCTGCTAATCCTCTAGGGGACCGTGATTCATGGGGAACTATTAACCAACTGGACTTGAGAAATTTCCATCATTTGCGTAGGTATGTGTCCGGTTCTCCTCAGCAAAATGACCCTGATGCTATCAAGAAAACAAAATACATCTATTCTGCCTGTACAGATGTTACTTTCATAGAGAACAACTTTGTTAGCCACTTACAAGACTTTATAAGAGATGCTGGTGGATGGAGTACTGTCGGAATATATGGCAGTGACTACATCTGGAACATTAATTATGATTTGGCTGGTGACCATTACCTTGGAAGTTCTGCCTTTTTTGACTTTGGAATCATTCCAGATGATCTGAATTCTTCTCTTCCAAAAATAAGG GTTAGACAAGGTGGATTGACACTTCGTTCTCTGCAGCAGTATTCTGAATTAGGCGAA GATTATTTCGACTTAGTAGATCTCATTGAAGCTGTGCTAAGCCTTGTGAGTGGAGATGCTAGGGGTTTATATTATAGTAAGGCGCATGATATTGCTGACTATGAACGACAATTAGCAATG GAATCACTGACAGACACAGAATTACGTAATATCTCAGCTCGGTACAATCCAATGACTCTGCAAGAGTTTTTTGATTTATTCAACTTG GATTGggtcaaatattttaatgcggTCTTCAGCAGAGCTGGTTTTACTCCACAATTCAATGCCAATACTATTGTAATTGTTGAAACACCAGACTACTTCAGAAATGTCAATAGACTTCTGTCTTCTTCAGT AACTGTTGACTATGTTAAATGGCAGCTGCTAATTAATGAATTAGCAATGTCAATTGGTTCATTGGACCTCAGCTGGGGAATATTGCGGAAGATGAAATTTCCCAAGACTGCTAAGCTTGCTGAAGCTTCCAGTATGGCCTGTGTGGAACTCGTTGAAATAGCAATGCCACTGGCTATAGCCAGACCATTTGTGGAAGACTTCATTATTGAAAACATTACAGATATA gtaaataaagtaactgATGAGATATCTGATGCATTTATTGAAAGACTGAGGGAAAGGAATTGGCTAGATAATACCACCAAGGATCAGTGTGCAGACAAG GTCAATTCCATTACTAGACAGATTGCTTATCCAGATCTCATTAAAATAGACAGTGAACTTGATGCCTATTATGAAAAT CTTGATATTGATAATTCAATGAACCACTTTGAGATCATTGCATCTATTAGAGAATTTATAATTCATCGGCATTTTTCAAGATATATGAACCCTACTGACAAAACAGA GTGGCTAGCCCCTCCCACTGCAGTTAATGCGTATTATGCACCTCAGTTTAACCAGTTTG CTTTTCTGGCTGGAATTTTGAGACCACCAGTCTTTGCATCAAACTGGCCACC TTTTCTAGTTTATGGAGCATTGGGATCAATAATTGCTCATGAGCTTACTCATGGATTTGATGATCAAG GTCAACAGTTCAATAAAGATGGCAACCGTGTTCGATGGTGGACAAACCAATCCCTTGAAAATTTCAGACAACGTACTCAATGCTTTGTGGACCAGTACGGTCAGTACAACTGGCAAGGATACAAT GTAGACAGTCAGCTTACACTGGGTGAGAACATTGCCGATAATGGAGGCCTACAAACAGCGTACCATGCATACACAAACGTGATGAATGCAACAGTACGGCAATCAACTATCAGAGGACACACATTGGACCAACTCTTCTTTGTATCATTTGCACAG TTATGGTGCTCTAAGATCAATGATGATACTTTGGAGTTAAATACACAAACAGACCCCCACAGTCCAAGACCAATTCG AGTGCTTGGCAGTGTAGTAAACAGTGAAGAGTTTGCCTCAGCATTCAACTGTCCTAGAAGATCCAGAATGAACCCTACAAACAAGTGTCAACTCTGGTGA